Sequence from the Chrysemys picta bellii isolate R12L10 chromosome 23, ASM1138683v2, whole genome shotgun sequence genome:
aatactgtacctgtagtgcgggcgattccacccgccattacactcaatgtaattttgactatacgagattttcgctttacgcgctgacagcgaaacgtaaccccagcgtaagatgagactcgcctgtatgtTATTACTTAATAATGTCATGTAATGTGTAATATTTCAATGCTGTTTTATATGTGTGTGTAAGAGATCTGTATGTTACATTGCAATAGGTTTGGTAAAATATTGCAACATTTTATAAAGGCTTTATAAATATGTATAAGAGGTCTATTGTATTGTGCAACATTGTATCTGCTACATGGGTCATGTAGTGTAGCTTGTGTTGCATTGTATTTTCCCTTAATGAGTGTACTTAATtgatttgtttaaataaatgttatttgttTTCAAAGTATTACTGTTTGAGCGTCAATCCTTGGGAAGGGCTGTATCCATATCTTCCCAGGAGTTCACAGAACTAATCTGTTCTGAGGAATCCTCTGACGGTTAGAGACTAACTCCTGGATAAAAGGTAGGCAATTCCTCTAGGCCGGGCTGCCTCCTGTTACCCATTGAGATGCACCAAACTGACAACGGTTTGCGGTTATGGAGAGGCCATTATTAGGGTGCCTTGGGTTCAAATTTTGGGGTAACAAGATCCCTAGTCCTTTAGGCCTCCCACAAAGGCCCCTGCTATTGAGTGGATCAGAATATAGAAGATGGTTGGGGTCAGTCTAGACTAGGAAAAACAGGGGAGGGTCAGAGGAGATTTGCTAGTGAATCCCAACCACTTTTCCCACCCAAGAGGCCCTTGGAGGCTGATGCTCCAGAGTAGAGATGGGATCCCAAGACCTTTAGGCCTCCTACAAAAGACCCTGTAGGAATCAGTCCTTCTCAGTGGTGCTTTCTGAATGCAGAGGAGGCAGGGAAAAGAGGCAAGTGATAAGAGGCAGCATCTCTCTTCCTTGTATTGTCCGCTGTGATCCCTTATGATTTCCCCAGGACCCTGTGCTTCCCACATCCACCAATCCTCCAATTTCCTCCCCAAAACCCAGTCCTCCTGGTCCCTTCACATTTGATGCCCTGGAACCCAGCACCtcgggggatttggggaggggaagagttgcCATCCCCAGGGACAGTCTCCCTGCAGGGATCAGGCTCTAGGTAAttgggggagcccagcccagagaTTGCTGGAAAATGGGGTGTAGGGGCAGGAATCCAGAGTGAATGTGGGGCCTGGCCCAAGTATCCCTCACCTAGTCTCCGTGGAAGGGGCATCACatcagggaaggaggggggggggggggggggagacttcaTCCAGGCAGAGGGAGCTTCTGGAggagtttctctctccctcctcccagcaggtTAGCTGGAGGCAGGAAGGCCCCTGAGCTCAgcaccagggctgcagcagggaggaagGGCTGACTGGGACTTCTCCTCTGCTGGGCTTTGCTGAGAtatgacgttattgatataatctgggaccatatagatcattgttgcaaccaaggtcttgtagtggcacgcaaatcttgtataaagggggtcaaatggggtgtctaagacaaggttatgatttactggttatgattatgctgtctatatgtgtgtatcaattttgtagttgaagttataaatattggctctatactgtctatttcaaacttatgctatgctgctgagtgacatcccagacaaactggtgttagctctgcctagcctgcttgatggcccattaaggaccatcagctatacaatggacccattgaaagaaggcaaatatgccttgtgactcagcaaagtatgcaggaacttgcccatgtgactccagactccattttgctgtaattttccacagtaagaacaaagaggtgttcctacacctggaaaagactatataaggctgatgcctcatctccatcttgtcttcaatcctgcttcatacctctggaggaactttgctacaagctgaagctttgaacaaaggactgaggacccatcccagctggggatgtattccagagacttgatttgaacctgcagtttattctatcgctgctgcaaatcatagaatatcagggttggaagggacctcaggaggtcatctagtccaacccgctgctcaaagcaggaccactccccaactactttttttttttttacccagatccctaaatggccccctcaaggattgaactcacaaccttggggtTAACAgaccaatgtgcaaaccactgagctatccctctccccttgctgcaagcctgaaccaagaactttgccattactgtatgtaattgattccatttaaccaattctaactctcatctctatctttttccttttatgaataaacctttagattttagattctaaaggattggcaacagcgtgatttgtgggtaagatctgatttgtatattgacctgggtctggggcttggtcctttgtgctcttgttgccaagaaggctaacggcattttgggctgtataagtaggggcattgccagcagatcgaggaacgtgattgttcccctttattcgacattggtgaggcctcatctggaatactgtgtccagttttggtccccacactacaagaaggatgtggaaaaattggaaagagtccagcggagggcaacaaaaatgattaggggtctggagcacatgacttatgaggagaggctgagggaactgggattgtttagtctccagaagagaagaatgagggggaatttgatagcagccttcaactacctgaaggggagttccaaagaggatggagctcggctgttctcagtggtggtagatgacagaacaaggagcaatggtctcaagttgcagtgggggaggtccaggttggatatcaggaaaaactatttcactaggagggtggtgaaacactggaatgcgttacctagggaggtggtggagtctccttccttggaggtttttaaggcccagcttgacaaagccctggctgggatgatttagctgggaattggtcctgctttgagcagggggttggactagatgacctcttgaggtcccttccaactctaatattctatgattctatgattcaagagaaaagaaaaaaggttactggggtattggttttcataaccatttgtccccataacgagtggcactggtggtaatactgggaaactggagtgtctaaggagattgcttgtgagacttggcggttagccagtggggtgagaccgaagtcctcctagtctggctggtttggtttgccttagaggtggaaaaaaccccagccttgggctgtaactgccctgtttgagcaatttgtcctgagttggcactctcagttgggttccgccagaactgcattgtcacaCCTGAGCTCAgcaccagggctgcagcagggaggaagGGCTGATTGGGACTTCTCCTCCTCTGCTGGGCTTTGCTGAGACCAGGCAAAGCCAGAGGGTTCCTGACCAGCTCAGGGTCAGCTGCTGCTGGAACCTGCCCCCAATGGATACCTGGGAGCCAAATGCCCCTGCTGCGGGTGGGAATTAGGAAATGGAATTTTTACTATGGCCAGCCCTAGTCAGGGCAGTGAGAGAATTTCTCTCCTATGTGGAGAAGTCTCTGATGCGAGCACCAAATGAAGCTTCTGCCACATTCAAGGTCTTTATTCTGTGAGTTATCACATGTGGAATAATGTGTGAGCTCAGACTGACTTTTTTCCTGCAGTTATTGAAGCTTTTCCTACCATCCAAGcacttatagggtttctctcaTGTGAATTGTCTGATATGAAGCAAGGTTTGATCTTCGAATAAAACTTACCCCACAGCTGAGGCACTTACATGATTGCTCTCCTGATGCTTTGAGCTCtcactgaaacttttcccactcTCTCCTGTGTGCACTCTCCAATGGGTATGAAGATTTGAGctccgattgaagcttttcccacagatcaaacatttatagggtttctctcctgtgtggattctcccatgGTTACTAAGGTCTGAGCggcgactgaagcttttcccacagtccaagcatttatatggtctctctcctgtgtggattctcccatgGTTACTAAGGCCTGAGCggtgactgaagcttttcccacagtccaagcatttatacGGTCTCTCCCCTGTATGGATTCTTTCATGGCTAATAAGGCctgagctctgactgaagcttttcccacactccaaGCATTTATaaggtttctctcccgtgtgggttcTCTGGTGTATAAGGAGGACTGATGGtgcactgaagcttttcccacactcaagacATTTATATGGTCCCTCTCCTATGTGCACTCTCTGATGGGCAGTAAGATTTGAGCTCCCATAAAAgcatttcccacagtccaagcatgtatagggtctctctcccatgTGGATTCTGCTATGGTTAATAAGGCctgagctctgactgaagcttttcccacagaccAAGCATTTAtatggtctctctcctgtgtggattctcccatgGTTACTAAGGTCTGAGCggcgactgaagcttttcccacagtccaagcatttatatGGTCTCTCCCCTGTATGGATTCTCTCATGGCTAATAAGGCctgagctctgactgaagcttttcccacactccaaGCATTTATaaggtttctctcccgtgtgggttcTCTGGTGTATAAGGAGGACTGATGGtgcactgaagcttttcccacactcaagacATTTATGTGGTCCCTCTCCTGTATGCACTCTCTGATGGGCAGTAAGATTTGAGCTCCGAtagaagcttttcccacagtccaaacattcataaggtttctctcctgtgtgagttCTCTGATGTATAATAAGGGTTGATAGTacactgaaacttttcccacactcgaaacatttatagggtctctctcctatGTGCACTCTCCGATGGGTAGTAAGATTTGAactctgattgaagcttttcccacagtccaagcatttatagggtctctctccggAATGGATTCTACCATGTTTAATAAGATCTGAGCGCCGactgaagctcttcccacactcCAAGCATTTATATGGTTTCTTTTCCTTGGGATTTGTCTGCTGGTCTGTGGTTTCCTGGGGATccttgcctcctcccccacattcAATTACTTCATTCACTTTCTTCCTTTGGCGGTTTTCCAACTTTCTCTCCGACCTGTGCCGATGATTCCAGGCTTTTCTCTGTTCCCAGtactgggaaaaattcccttgAGCTCTTCTCAAAAACCTCCCCTGCAGTTCCACTTGGTCAGGACCTTCCTGCTGTGGATTCCCCTCCTCGTTCTCATTCATTGTCTCATCACctgctggggaagagagagaaagtccAGGCAGGAGTCATTGCCTGGGCTGGTAGAAAGGAAAGAATGTGTGATGGGGTCAGCACCCGCCTCTCGTGGGCATGTCTGCGTTCTTTATcctctggtgacccctttcagtgGTTCTCAGTCGGTTTCTTCAacaactcagccctctggctgagtcacacaGTGTCTGCGCGTGAACCAGAACAGGCCCCTTCCGGGGTACACAGTCCACCAGGCCTAGCCCAGTACCCCCCTGGTGCTGTTTCTCTAGCCCTGCCTGGGCTCAGTCCTAAAGTAGTCTCAGCCCTGGTAGGGGGCTGTATCCCCAGGGCTTCCCCCTTGGAGACACTATTTTCCTGGGGTCCTCCCCAGGCTCAGTCCTCACCCAGTCCCTTCAGCCAGACAGGAGCTCCTCAATGCTCCTCTGGTCGCTGCTTGCTCGGTCCTTTGCTCGGTCTGAGCTGCCAGCCAGGAGCCTCTCActcccccggtccctgcccccactTAGCTGTTGTTGTGCTGCAGTGCCTTCAGGCAGCTGGGCACGGACTCCTTTTCCTTCAGCTCCCAGTAGCCGCTCAATCcaacaactctctctctcttctctgatcTGCTGCTCCTTTTTATATGCCCCCCCGGGCCCTGAGTGCTTGCTTCTTGTGCAGCCACTCTAGCCTGCTCGGAGGATCTCTCTACTGCTCCCTTCCTGGAATGGGTGTGGCAGAGCCCCGagctctccagcagggggcccttGGGCTTAGTCCACCCCCTCACACAATGACTGTTGGGGAGACTGAGAaattggattctgcctccacGTCCCATCCAAACACTCCCAGGGAAGTGAAGTCAGGGAGAAAACTCCTGACAGGGAACAGGGTGGGTGGGAAGCCATGAGTGATATCTGCCATGATGATACGACACCTGCTGACCAGCGCCTGACCTGGGTGAGATGAGGCAGAACTGAGGGGGGCTCACACCACATTTTGAGGATTTTCAGCTTTTTCCTCCATTTGCCAGATAGTTTCTGTGTCAGTGTCACTGACTCCTCACCTCTGCGGGTGCCTCTTGGGATCTTCCTTTCCTCGGAGTcctggagatccgggacccacggctcttcccctgcTTCCAGCCAGGCGATCAGGGCAGGTTTGGGAATGGGGAGTCCTGCTCAGGGGTGAAATCAGGCATGAGCAGAGTGCACTGAGGATTGGGGCAGGATTTGTCACAAATTGAGTTTAAACTGACCCCATGATTTGCTGGGGGGTTGTGGGGTCTGAACAGATGGGAACATAGTCACTGAGCCCCTGTGGGAGAGGCAgatctctgggggtggggggaagttgtcACTCCCTCCCTACGAGTGTTCAGGATCTGTGTGTTCTGGGGGACTTGCTGAGGCACACAAAGCTCTGATGTTAAATCTATTGACTTGAATTTATGGGCTAGTTTATTACGGCTCACCAATGGTCTGACCAGAAAATATTTAGGGTTTTGTCCCTAGTTAGAAAGAGTTCAACACCATGAGAGGATCCTCCACTTGTGTGGCAAGGACATGTATTCTGAGGAGAATATCAAAATATGAAGATCGTTACAATAAATGCTATTAAACACAGAATGACAAAGTAGTAATTCAATTCTATGGCACCTTGGGGTAACATTTCTATTCTAAAAGACTACGCAAACTagcatactcacacccttccctgaagacctgggagtgggagacaGAGGACCAGCCTCAACTCTGGCATGCCTGATGAATTCAATGGTCCAGACTTCCCCATTTGGTAGGGATCAGGGTTGAGTGTTAAGTAGCTTTGCTATATTGAGCTGATAGCTTGATAGAATATAGGAAAGAATGACCCCTCTGCATGGTTGTTTACCCTCGTATAGGGTCCTGGCCCCATTCTAATCAGGGCCCAAACTACGAGGCCCAAATATCATTTCCCCATCCAGATAAATCTTCGGGTACACTTACTCTTAGGCTAACATATTATGAcatttgttgtcagaaggggtcaTGGTCAATGAAGTCTGAGAACTGCTGAGAAAGGATAACGTACCGCTTCTGCACTCATGAGAGCTGGAGGGATGGGTGTGAATTAGCATGTCCATTACGTTCACACAggagactggattagatgacctcttgagatccattccagtcctatgattttatgactCCCCTATCCCATTGGAGGGGTTTGGAGGTGAGTGTCTCTCTTATACTGGAGCTGTGGACTATATGATCCATTCCCCTCTAATCTAACTGACCAGGGAAAAACCTGACCAGATGCGGAAATACAGGCCCCATGGCTTCAAATAGCTGAGGGgacaggaatccttacccagcgaggtcacagtctcatagttctcctgcatgacgtccctgtagagggctctctgagcggggtccagcagagccccctgccccgcggtgaaatacacagccacctcctcgaagctCACTGGCATCTGAAACAACAGGTGCCCCCCACTCAGAGCCTggtgccccagccacagccccactATTCATGGGGGAAGAAGCACAACACCAGGACAGCTCTGGGAGGGCCAGAGGAGCAGaatcccatccccaccctgctCACAGTGGCCAGAAGGCTGCAGGGaacagagagaagaggagagCTCCTTGTCCTCCCAGCAGATGGAGGagggcagggtcttctcatttccTACCCACCTACTAGGCACAGGCTGATGTGGGAGGCAAAGCTCAGTGCAGGgaacagggacaggaatcccagcACCTCCCATTTGTGTTTCACTGCAGTCTCAGCCcagggggttcaggctccagcatTTTGCTGCTTTCCCAGCCGTGTCTGAGGGGGATCGGTTTCCTTTTTCAGAAATGGGGGAATGTTCACCCCCCCACCCGCAACAATGAGCCTGTTCATAAAAGAGCCCCTAGGCTGAGCATGTCccagcaggtttatcacaccctgtccccctccctgcctcacctTGTGTATttcttgcccctcccccctctacctcaaccctccccagcagctccccccaaaatcccctacctgagttggatccaccacagccatttccctgccccagcccctaggAAAATGGGACGATCTGGAGCGATCTGGGGTCATTATTCTGCAACCTGTCAGGGTGAGAAGAGCAATTGGGGAGGTTTCTGAATTAGCGTTATTCCATTTCACACCCCAATTCCCCCTAGGCTctttaaagaacataagaatggccctacggggtcagaccaaaggtccatctagcccagtatcctgtcttctgacagtggccagtgccaggtgccccagagggaatgagcagaacagggaaccatcaaatgatccatcccctgtcgctcattcccagcttctggtaaacagaggctaggggcaccattcctgcccatcctggctaatagccattgatggacctatcctccatgaacttatctagttcttttttgaaccctgttatggtcttggccttcacaacatcctctggcaaggagttccacaggttgattgcgttgtgtgaagaaatacttccttttatttgttttaaacctgctgcctactaatttcatttggtgacgcctagttcttgtgttatgagaagtagtaaacaatacttccttatctactttctctacaccagtcatgattttagacctcaatcatatctccccttagccatcttttttccaagctgaaaagtcccagtcttattaatctctcctcatacggaagccgttccatatccctaatcatttttgttgcccttttctgaaccttttccaattccaatatacctttttggagatggggcgaccacatctacacgtagcattcaagatgtgggcataccatggatttatataggggcaagATGATGTTTACTGTCCTATTATCAATCCGTTTCTTGATTATTCCCagtattctgttcgcttttttgactgctgcacactgagtggatgttttcagagaactatccacaatgactctgtgatttcttttttgagtggtaacagctaattattttatatgtgtagttgggattatggtttccaatgtgcattactttgcatttatcaatattaaatttcatttgccattttgttgtccagtcatccagttttgagagatccttttgtagctcttcacagtctgcctgggtcttaactatcttgagtaattttgtatcatctgcaaattttgccacctcactgtttacccctttttccagatcatttataattgttgaataggactggtcccagaagagACCCCTGggacataggtgccaactccatgggtgctctggggctggagtacacaaggggaaaaattggtgggtgctctgcacccaccggcagctccccatcctgccccgccccagctcacctccgctccgcctcctcccctgagcgcgccgtggctccacttctccctcctccctcccagcgcttcccgccacgaaacagctgattcgtggcaACAAGCGCTGGgacagagaggagaggagggggaacgcggcacgctcggggaagaggtgggtcccgggtgaggatttggggaaggggtccaataggagcagggagggggcagagtagggcagggactttggggaaggggttgggatggggcggggcaggaggaggcGGGGTGGAGCCGGGAGCGAGCACCCACTGGGGCCtggaaaagttggtgcctatgccctgggggcaccactatttacctctctccattttgaaaacggatcatttatacctaccctttgtttcctctcttttaaccagttaccaatccatgagaggaccttccctcttatcccattgcagcttacttagattttcagaaagcctttgacaaggttcctcaccaaaggctcttaagcaaagtacacCATATTCATTAGATCCCCGTTGTCCAAATGCTTGTTTACCCCCCTCAAaggattctagtagattggtgaggcatgatttccctttactaaaaccatgttaggtttcagagtagcagccgtgttagtctgtatccgcaaaaagaagaacaggagtactcgtggcaccttagagactaacaaatttattagagcataagctttcgtggactacagcccacttcttcggatgcagtcaacaattgggctgtagtccacgaaagcttatgctctaataaatttgttagtctctaaggtgccacgagtactcctgttcttcttaaaaccatgttgactcttctccaataaattatgttcatctatgtgtctgacaattttgttctttattatagtttcaaccagtttgcccggtactgaatcAGGTTtataggcctgtaattgccaggattacctctggagcccttttttaaaaattggcatcacattagctatcctccagtcacctggtacagaagctgatttaaatgataagttacagaCTACACTTAGTAAGT
This genomic interval carries:
- the LOC101952482 gene encoding zinc finger protein ZFP2-like isoform X3 encodes the protein MTPDRSRSSHFPRGWGREMAVVDPTQMPVSFEEVAVYFTAGQGALLDPAQRALYRDVMQENYETVTSLGLPIPKPALIAWLEAGEEPWVPDLQDSEERKIPRGTRRAGDETMNENEEGNPQQEGPDQVELQGRFLRRAQGNFSQYWEQRKAWNHRHRSERKLENRQRKKVNEVIECGGGGKDPQETTDQQTNPKEKKPYKCLECGKSFSRRSDLIKHGRIHSGERPYKCLDCGKSFNQSSNLTTHRRVHIGERPYKCFECGKSFSVLSTLIIHQRTHTGEKPYECLDCGKSFYRSSNLTAHQRVHTGEGPHKCLECGKSFSAPSVLLIHQRTHTGEKPYKCLECGKSFSQSSGLISHERIHTGERPYKCLDCGKSFSRRSDLSNHGRIHTGERPYKCLVCGKSFSQSSGLINHSRIHMGERPYTCLDCGKCFYGSSNLTAHQRVHIGEGPYKCLECGKSFSAPSVLLIHQRTHTGEKPYKCLECGKSFSQSSGLISHERIHTGERPYKCLDCGKSFSHRSGLSNHGRIHTGERPYKCLDCGKSFSRRSDLSNHGRIHTGEKPYKCLICGKSFNRSSNLHTHWRVHTGESGKSFSESSKHQESNHVSASAVGARALAFPTLQASRD
- the LOC101952482 gene encoding zinc finger protein ZFP2-like isoform X2, which translates into the protein MTPDRSRSSHFPRGWGREMAVVDPTQMPVSFEEVAVYFTAGQGALLDPAQRALYRDVMQENYETVTSLGLPIPKPALIAWLEAGEEPWVPDLQDSEERKIPRGTRRGDETMNENEEGNPQQEGPDQVELQGRFLRRAQGNFSQYWEQRKAWNHRHRSERKLENRQRKKVNEVIECGGGGKDPQETTDQQTNPKEKKPYKCLECGKSFSRRSDLIKHGRIHSGERPYKCLDCGKSFNQSSNLTTHRRVHIGERPYKCFECGKSFSVLSTLIIHQRTHTGEKPYECLDCGKSFYRSSNLTAHQRVHTGEGPHKCLECGKSFSAPSVLLIHQRTHTGEKPYKCLECGKSFSQSSGLISHERIHTGERPYKCLDCGKSFSRRSDLSNHGRIHTGERPYKCLVCGKSFSQSSGLINHSRIHMGERPYTCLDCGKCFYGSSNLTAHQRVHIGEGPYKCLECGKSFSAPSVLLIHQRTHTGEKPYKCLECGKSFSQSSGLISHERIHTGERPYKCLDCGKSFSHRSGLSNHGRIHTGERPYKCLDCGKSFSRRSDLSNHGRIHTGEKPYKCLICGKSFNRSSNLHTHWRVHTGESGKSFSESSKHQESNHSQGSGLPHPPSQPRLTHFRCLTPSLPYPLLLLPVFV
- the LOC101952482 gene encoding zinc finger protein 501-like isoform X5, translating into MNENEEGNPQQEGPDQVELQGRFLRRAQGNFSQYWEQRKAWNHRHRSERKLENRQRKKVNEVIECGGGGKDPQETTDQQTNPKEKKPYKCLECGKSFSRRSDLIKHGRIHSGERPYKCLDCGKSFNQSSNLTTHRRVHIGERPYKCFECGKSFSVLSTLIIHQRTHTGEKPYECLDCGKSFYRSSNLTAHQRVHTGEGPHKCLECGKSFSAPSVLLIHQRTHTGEKPYKCLECGKSFSQSSGLISHERIHTGERPYKCLDCGKSFSRRSDLSNHGRIHTGERPYKCLVCGKSFSQSSGLINHSRIHMGERPYTCLDCGKCFYGSSNLTAHQRVHIGEGPYKCLECGKSFSAPSVLLIHQRTHTGEKPYKCLECGKSFSQSSGLISHERIHTGERPYKCLDCGKSFSHRSGLSNHGRIHTGERPYKCLDCGKSFSRRSDLSNHGRIHTGEKPYKCLICGKSFNRSSNLHTHWRVHTGESGKSFSESSKHQESNHSQGSGLPHPPSQPRLTHFRCLTPSLPYPLLLLPVFV
- the LOC101952482 gene encoding zinc finger protein ZFP2-like isoform X4; this encodes MTPDRSRSSHFPRGWGREMAVVDPTQMPVSFEEVAVYFTAGQGALLDPAQRALYRDVMQENYETVTSLGLPIPKPALIAWLEAGEEPWVPDLQDSEERKIPRGTRRAGDETMNENEEGNPQQEGPDQVELQGRFLRRAQGNFSQYWEQRKAWNHRHRSERKLENRQRKKVNEVIECGGGGKDPQETTDQQTNPKEKKPYKCLECGKSFSRRSDLIKHGRIHSGERPYKCLDCGKSFNQSSNLTTHRRVHIGERPYKCFECGKSFSVLSTLIIHQRTHTGEKPYECLDCGKSFYRSSNLTAHQRVHTGEGPHKCLECGKSFSAPSVLLIHQRTHTGEKPYKCLECGKSFSQSSGLISHERIHTGERPYKCLDCGKSFSRRSDLSNHGRIHTGERPYKCLVCGKSFSQSSGLINHSRIHMGERPYTCLDCGKCFYGSSNLTAHQRVHIGEGPYKCLECGKSFSAPSVLLIHQRTHTGEKPYKCLECGKSFSQSSGLISHERIHTGERPYKCLDCGKSFSHRSGLSNHGRIHTGERPYKCLDCGKSFSRRSDLSNHGRIHTGEKPYKCLICGKSFNRSSNLHTHWRVHTGESGKSFSESSKHQESNHSQGSGLPHPPSQPRLTHFR
- the LOC101952482 gene encoding zinc finger protein ZFP2-like isoform X1, with product MTPDRSRSSHFPRGWGREMAVVDPTQMPVSFEEVAVYFTAGQGALLDPAQRALYRDVMQENYETVTSLGLPIPKPALIAWLEAGEEPWVPDLQDSEERKIPRGTRRAGDETMNENEEGNPQQEGPDQVELQGRFLRRAQGNFSQYWEQRKAWNHRHRSERKLENRQRKKVNEVIECGGGGKDPQETTDQQTNPKEKKPYKCLECGKSFSRRSDLIKHGRIHSGERPYKCLDCGKSFNQSSNLTTHRRVHIGERPYKCFECGKSFSVLSTLIIHQRTHTGEKPYECLDCGKSFYRSSNLTAHQRVHTGEGPHKCLECGKSFSAPSVLLIHQRTHTGEKPYKCLECGKSFSQSSGLISHERIHTGERPYKCLDCGKSFSRRSDLSNHGRIHTGERPYKCLVCGKSFSQSSGLINHSRIHMGERPYTCLDCGKCFYGSSNLTAHQRVHIGEGPYKCLECGKSFSAPSVLLIHQRTHTGEKPYKCLECGKSFSQSSGLISHERIHTGERPYKCLDCGKSFSHRSGLSNHGRIHTGERPYKCLDCGKSFSRRSDLSNHGRIHTGEKPYKCLICGKSFNRSSNLHTHWRVHTGESGKSFSESSKHQESNHSQGSGLPHPPSQPRLTHFRCLTPSLPYPLLLLPVFV
- the LOC101952482 gene encoding zinc finger protein 707-like isoform X7 produces the protein MTPDRSRSSHFPRGWGREMAVVDPTQMPVSFEEVAVYFTAGQGALLDPAQRALYRDVMQENYETVTSLGLPIPKPALIAWLEAGEEPWVPDLQDSEERKIPRGTRREPGLWPSPPSKPAETDPFQMNESEKTHVIPPPAQQESHK
- the LOC101952482 gene encoding zinc finger protein 688-like isoform X6; protein product: MTPDRSRSSHFPRGWGREMAVVDPTQMPVSFEEVAVYFTAGQGALLDPAQRALYRDVMQENYETVTSLGLPIPKPALIAWLEAGEEPWVPDLQDSEERKIPRGTRREPGLWPSPPSKPAETDPFQVPDPFPALPVAPPPCICLASQAESPGRIPLLDLMATAYVQVASPAQ
- the LOC101952482 gene encoding zinc finger protein 558-like isoform X8, with translation MTPDRSRSSHFPRGWGREMAVVDPTQMPVSFEEVAVYFTAGQGALLDPAQRALYRDVMQENYETVTSLEPGLWPSPPSKPAETDPFQMNESEKTHVIPPPAQQESHK